The nucleotide sequence GAACGCGTCGTCGAGAGGGGAGACCGGGCACGGCTCGTTCTCTTCGAGCATCCTGATGCGCACGTGACGGTCGCGGATCGCGCGGCGGATGTGCCGTACGGCACCCGCCACGGTGTCGCCGGGCGCCACGCGGATGTTGACCCCGGCCGTCGCCTTCGACGCGATGACATTGAGCGCAGGAGCCCCCGCGAGAGTCGTCAGGGCGAACGTCGTGCGCGTCATGGCCGCCGACTCGGGCCCCGCCGCGATCAGCGCCCGCGCGACGACCGGGCGCATCGCCCCGGCGCTCGCCAGGAGCCGGGCGAGAGGACCACGCGCGTGAGGCGCCATCCGCCGCAGCATCTCGACCGTGGTGTCGGAGAGCGCCGCGGGCATGGGGGAGCGGTCGAGACGGGCGAGCGCACGGCCGATCCTCGCCGTGGGCCCGAGGCGCGCCGGGGTCGACGCGTGACCGCCGCGGCCCTCGGCGATCAGCTCGACCGACGTCACGCCTTTCTCGGACACCCCGACGACCGCGATCGGCGCCGCGACTCCCGGGAACGACTCGTGGGCGACCGCGCCGCCCTCGTCGAGGATGAACCACGGCGTCACGCCGCGACGGCGCAGCTCGTCGACGGCCGCGGGCGCGTCGCCGCCCGAGACCTCCTCGGTGGCGCCGAACGACAGCCACACGTCGGAGGTTGGCGTGAAGCCGTCGGCCAGCAGCGTCTCCGCCGCCTCGAGGATCGCCACGACCGCGCCCTTGTCGTCGAGGGTGCCGCGCCCCCAGACCGCGCCGGCGTCGACCACGGCGTCGAACGGCGGGTGAGTCCACGGCGCCGAGAGGTC is from Frondihabitans australicus and encodes:
- a CDS encoding M20/M25/M40 family metallo-hydrolase, translated to MPTEPTPAVAPGLPVAEKLREVVRLPTVAGLPRDAPETAAFDALLGTLERLFPLVHARLGLTRIGEHGLLFRWAGSGGGRPVILMAHLDVVPADLSAPWTHPPFDAVVDAGAVWGRGTLDDKGAVVAILEAAETLLADGFTPTSDVWLSFGATEEVSGGDAPAAVDELRRRGVTPWFILDEGGAVAHESFPGVAAPIAVVGVSEKGVTSVELIAEGRGGHASTPARLGPTARIGRALARLDRSPMPAALSDTTVEMLRRMAPHARGPLARLLASAGAMRPVVARALIAAGPESAAMTRTTFALTTLAGAPALNVIASKATAGVNIRVAPGDTVAGAVRHIRRAIRDRHVRIRMLEENEPCPVSPLDDAFELLEATTAEVFPDAVTAPYVMLGATDARHFTRIADRVYRFTPFRMSKAQREAIHAYDERLGVADLADGVRWYRRLIESLPA